A window of the Desulforapulum autotrophicum HRM2 genome harbors these coding sequences:
- a CDS encoding DMT family transporter, whose protein sequence is MVSKEDCLVHLKTVTSSLKTDDSATQGYLYIACAAILWASGGAASKALFNAGVTPEHLVQMRLTLASAVFFVWMKLVCPDRLKISPGDLPSLILLGVFGIATVQYTYLVAISKINVASAILLQYQAPALMVVFSVFVLKEKIRLLTLGAILFSTLGCYLVVGAYDLSLLSMNRLGMVAGLVSACAFAFYTMYGEYWMQRYHAITVIFYSTLIAAMAWNLVQQPLGAFEPAYTFHQWLLIALIAIPGTVVAFTLYFKGINIIRSARAGITATLEPIAAGAIAYLFLGEILAPLQMLGGLIVIGVVIVLQLDKA, encoded by the coding sequence ATGGTTAGCAAAGAAGATTGCCTGGTGCACCTCAAAACCGTCACATCCAGTTTAAAAACAGATGATTCCGCCACACAGGGATATCTCTATATCGCTTGTGCCGCCATTTTGTGGGCGTCCGGTGGTGCTGCGTCCAAGGCATTGTTTAATGCCGGTGTCACACCCGAGCACCTTGTTCAGATGCGTTTAACCCTGGCAAGCGCGGTTTTTTTTGTGTGGATGAAACTTGTCTGTCCTGATCGGTTGAAAATCTCCCCCGGGGATCTGCCCTCCTTGATTCTTCTGGGCGTTTTTGGAATCGCAACGGTCCAATACACCTATCTGGTTGCCATAAGTAAAATTAATGTGGCATCGGCAATACTTCTCCAGTATCAGGCCCCGGCTCTGATGGTTGTTTTTTCCGTGTTTGTGCTAAAGGAGAAGATCAGGCTGTTAACCCTGGGCGCCATATTGTTTTCAACCCTGGGGTGCTATCTTGTTGTGGGGGCCTATGACTTGTCGCTTCTTTCCATGAACCGTCTTGGAATGGTTGCCGGTCTTGTTTCTGCATGTGCCTTTGCCTTTTATACCATGTATGGCGAATATTGGATGCAAAGGTACCATGCCATCACCGTCATCTTTTACTCCACCCTGATTGCGGCCATGGCCTGGAACCTTGTGCAACAGCCCCTGGGTGCCTTTGAGCCCGCATATACCTTTCACCAGTGGTTGCTGATCGCCCTTATCGCCATTCCAGGAACGGTTGTGGCGTTCACCCTTTACTTTAAGGGGATCAACATCATACGATCCGCCCGTGCCGGCATAACGGCAACCCTTGAACCCATTGCCGCAGGCGCCATTGCCTATCTGTTCCTCGGTGAGATTCTGGCTCCTTTGCAGATGCTGGGAGGTCTTATCGTGATCGGGGTTGTCATTGTGCTTCAGCTTGATAAAGCATAA
- a CDS encoding phosphoenolpyruvate carboxykinase (GTP): MANKKVGCDISCELGKVDSSEKIDAIFSRYMDDKNLLKIALQTNFDVRKKIANAIAICKPKAAFINTGTPEDRAFIRKLALEKGEESPLAMANHTIHFDLEQEQGRILDRTFYIVDEWEDVSSLAKRMDRKTALADVGSNMDGIMADMTMIVGFYMRGPVGAPMANPALEITSSAYVAHSAEILYRNAFNDFNKEVDRLGYFFTNIHSEGLNRAEDLPQARVFMDRSYLTTYAYKCTYAGNTLMLKKGNHRFAVDKAVYKNRGFEMSEHMFITGINGPGNRITWCAGAAPSGCGKTTTAMAGNHFVGDDLAQMWIAPDGTIRSINPECGIFGIVEDVNWDGDPMLMENLRKPGTEVIWSNVLVDDQGIPHWEGNGEEPPVSGTNFQGPWYQGMTNDNGKPVPISHPNSRCTLASTALANYCPEAENPAGVETRIFTYSGRDSDTMPPVWVAKDSDAGVVIGACIVSAATATEVGAKGVKRAPWANAPFIPGALGDYMAAQFDFFGNPAIAGNKQPIMAGLNYFLTDEARGGTTKKLLGEKRDVKVWLAWLERYAHNEVEFVPTPLGNLPCYEDLKRLFWDLLEKEYSEELYQRQFTLSIDNIIARIDLQVEAYAKEKNIPERLFEILAEQRQGLLDMK, from the coding sequence ATGGCTAATAAAAAAGTCGGATGCGATATTTCGTGCGAACTTGGTAAAGTTGATTCCAGTGAAAAAATTGATGCAATTTTCTCCAGGTACATGGATGATAAAAATCTTTTAAAGATCGCTCTTCAGACCAACTTTGACGTGAGAAAAAAGATCGCCAATGCCATTGCCATCTGCAAGCCAAAGGCGGCTTTTATCAATACGGGTACGCCTGAGGACCGTGCATTCATCCGGAAGCTCGCCCTTGAAAAGGGTGAGGAAAGTCCCCTTGCCATGGCAAACCATACCATCCATTTTGACCTTGAACAAGAACAGGGTCGGATCCTGGACAGGACCTTTTACATCGTAGATGAGTGGGAGGATGTATCTTCCCTTGCCAAACGAATGGATCGGAAGACGGCCCTTGCGGATGTTGGCTCCAACATGGACGGCATCATGGCCGACATGACCATGATCGTAGGGTTTTATATGCGTGGACCTGTGGGGGCGCCCATGGCCAATCCGGCCCTGGAGATTACAAGTTCGGCCTATGTGGCCCACAGTGCTGAAATCCTCTATCGAAATGCCTTCAACGATTTCAATAAAGAGGTTGATCGCCTGGGCTATTTCTTTACCAATATTCACAGTGAAGGGTTGAACCGTGCCGAAGATCTCCCCCAGGCAAGGGTGTTCATGGACCGGAGCTATCTCACCACCTATGCGTATAAATGTACCTATGCAGGCAATACCCTGATGCTTAAAAAGGGAAACCATCGGTTTGCAGTGGACAAGGCTGTTTATAAAAACCGGGGGTTTGAGATGTCCGAGCATATGTTTATCACTGGTATCAACGGGCCGGGCAACAGGATTACCTGGTGTGCAGGGGCTGCCCCTTCAGGGTGCGGAAAGACGACAACGGCCATGGCTGGCAACCATTTTGTGGGTGACGATCTTGCCCAGATGTGGATCGCCCCGGACGGCACCATCCGATCCATCAATCCCGAGTGCGGCATCTTTGGCATTGTAGAGGATGTGAACTGGGATGGTGATCCCATGCTCATGGAAAATTTAAGAAAACCCGGTACAGAGGTGATCTGGTCCAATGTGCTGGTGGACGACCAGGGCATTCCCCACTGGGAGGGCAACGGCGAAGAACCACCGGTTTCGGGTACCAATTTCCAAGGGCCCTGGTACCAGGGAATGACCAATGACAATGGAAAACCCGTTCCCATCTCCCATCCCAACTCCCGGTGTACCCTTGCCTCCACGGCCCTTGCCAACTACTGTCCGGAGGCGGAAAACCCGGCCGGTGTTGAGACACGGATCTTCACCTATAGCGGCAGGGACAGCGACACCATGCCCCCTGTGTGGGTGGCAAAGGATTCCGATGCAGGCGTTGTTATCGGGGCCTGCATTGTGTCGGCGGCAACGGCCACGGAAGTGGGGGCCAAGGGCGTAAAACGTGCACCCTGGGCCAATGCACCGTTCATTCCCGGCGCCCTTGGGGATTACATGGCGGCCCAGTTTGATTTTTTTGGTAATCCGGCCATTGCCGGCAATAAACAACCGATCATGGCCGGGCTCAATTACTTTCTGACAGATGAAGCCAGGGGGGGGACCACCAAAAAACTCCTGGGTGAAAAGCGGGATGTCAAGGTGTGGCTTGCCTGGCTTGAGCGATATGCCCACAATGAGGTGGAATTTGTACCAACTCCCCTTGGCAACCTTCCCTGCTACGAGGACTTGAAGCGCCTGTTCTGGGACCTGCTCGAAAAAGAATATTCTGAAGAGTTGTACCAGCGCCAATTTACCCTCAGCATTGACAATATTATTGCAAGAATTGACCTCCAGGTTGAGGCCTATGCAAAGGAAAAAAACATTCCTGAACGGCTCTTTGAAATCCTTGCCGAGCAGCGTCAGGGGTTGCTTGACATGAAATAA
- a CDS encoding Crp/Fnr family transcriptional regulator, giving the protein MNSSTDTSQNTSEFIANLSILRQAHLFSSLPQEALKLFAYLATRESYRQGEYVFRTGDDDGCSYYIMEGSADLVLDNKDKSSIVRNYPQDHFLGGLSMFSPLPRLFSLRAAKDLTVIVMTREKFSMVMEKFPELSLQMVKAIAKRINEVEGQSIEHYKKENADIKDFFGASLI; this is encoded by the coding sequence ATGAACTCATCAACAGACACTAGCCAGAACACGAGCGAATTTATCGCAAATCTGTCCATCCTGAGACAGGCTCATCTTTTCTCATCCCTGCCCCAGGAGGCCCTGAAACTATTTGCCTATCTCGCAACCCGGGAGAGTTACAGACAGGGAGAATATGTTTTCAGGACCGGGGACGACGACGGTTGTTCCTATTACATTATGGAAGGAAGCGCAGACCTTGTGCTGGACAATAAGGATAAATCATCCATTGTCAGGAACTACCCCCAGGATCATTTTCTGGGGGGACTTTCCATGTTCTCTCCCCTGCCAAGGCTATTTTCCCTGAGGGCTGCAAAGGATCTCACGGTCATTGTCATGACCCGGGAGAAATTTTCCATGGTCATGGAAAAATTTCCTGAACTCAGCCTGCAAATGGTCAAGGCCATTGCCAAAAGAATCAACGAAGTAGAGGGGCAGAGCATTGAACATTACAAAAAGGAAAATGCCGACATCAAGGATTTTTTTGGTGCCAGCCTCATTTAG
- the nifS gene encoding cysteine desulfurase NifS: protein MKIVYTDNNATTRVAPEVLEEMLPYLSEYYGNPSSMHSFGGNVGRAIVQAREKVSELINADPDEIIFTSCGTESDNAAIHAALEANPEKRHIITSNVEHPAIKNTLELLEKKGYTVTYVPVDTKGRLDMDILYRSMSKDTALITLMWANNETGVIFPIQEVARKAKEQGILFHTDAVQAAGKIPIDVKDAGVDMLSLSGHKIHAPKGVAVLYVKKGLKFSSFMTGGHQEKGRRGGTENTAGIIGLGKACDLARAHLGQMDTTVRELRDYLEKELLEKIPSSSVNGERSNRLPNTLSIGFDAVEGESILLLMDQAGICASSGSACTSGSLDPSHVLMAMKVPFESAHGTIRFSLSTYNTREEMDHIINVLPPVIKRLRDMSPFWKK, encoded by the coding sequence ATGAAAATCGTATACACGGACAACAATGCCACCACAAGGGTTGCACCCGAGGTGCTCGAAGAGATGCTTCCCTATTTGAGCGAATACTACGGCAACCCGTCCAGCATGCACTCTTTTGGCGGGAATGTGGGCAGGGCAATTGTCCAGGCCAGGGAAAAGGTATCAGAACTCATCAACGCAGACCCCGATGAGATCATCTTTACGAGCTGCGGCACGGAGAGTGACAATGCCGCCATCCATGCCGCCCTTGAGGCAAACCCGGAAAAACGCCACATCATCACCTCAAATGTGGAGCATCCGGCCATCAAAAACACCCTTGAGCTCCTTGAAAAGAAAGGATACACCGTCACCTATGTTCCGGTTGATACAAAGGGCAGGCTTGACATGGATATTCTTTACAGGAGCATGTCAAAGGATACGGCTCTGATTACCCTGATGTGGGCCAACAACGAGACCGGTGTCATATTTCCCATCCAAGAGGTTGCCCGGAAGGCAAAGGAACAAGGTATTCTTTTTCACACGGACGCTGTCCAGGCTGCAGGTAAAATTCCCATTGACGTCAAGGATGCAGGCGTTGACATGCTCTCCCTATCTGGTCATAAAATCCATGCTCCCAAGGGGGTTGCCGTACTTTACGTCAAAAAAGGATTGAAATTTTCATCGTTCATGACCGGCGGCCACCAGGAAAAGGGGCGACGGGGCGGCACGGAAAACACGGCAGGCATCATCGGCCTTGGCAAGGCCTGCGATCTTGCACGGGCTCACCTGGGTCAGATGGACACAACCGTAAGAGAGTTAAGGGATTATCTTGAAAAGGAACTCCTTGAAAAAATTCCCTCATCATCGGTCAATGGCGAGCGATCAAACCGGTTGCCCAACACCCTCAGCATTGGATTTGACGCCGTTGAAGGGGAGTCCATACTTCTTCTCATGGACCAGGCCGGCATCTGCGCCTCATCAGGCTCCGCCTGTACCTCAGGCTCCCTTGATCCCTCCCATGTGCTCATGGCCATGAAGGTACCCTTTGAATCGGCCCACGGCACCATCCGTTTTTCCCTGTCCACCTACAACACCCGGGAGGAGATGGACCATATTATAAACGTTCTACCCCCTGTAATCAAGCGTCTCAGGGATATGTCGCCCTTCTGGAAGAAATAA
- a CDS encoding GAF and HD-GYP domain-containing protein produces MLSFLEASDTSIDDVGAHLKKMVEIGIALSAEKNIDTLFDMIVEEARALAMADSGTLYILDRDRNVLSFKILQNNSLGLHLKRTENAEILLPDVDLYHGESPNYENASSFAALQGKILNIPDVYASTTFDFTGPMKYDSVTGYRSQSMLVIPMKNHENEVIGVLQLLNAQEVESGRVVPFGDRCVSLVEALASQAAVALTNRQLIQEIKKLFYSFIETIAGAIDEKSPNTGDHIKRVVKITMALAMAVNESNQGLFKEHFFDDEEMEELRLSAWMHDVGKITTPEYVMDKSTRLESKFDRIHLIETRFSLIAEIVEKQYLEKQVKLLQSRETSSDIFLELEKARKENLSSIHEDLAFIKTCHRAEFVNDKMIHRLNKIAEKQYIVSGKIQPFLDPWELENLSIQKGSLNETERHIIENHATMTLKMLSCLPFPKNLSRVTDFAASHHERLNGTGYPRKLKGDALPLQARIIAIADIFEALSARDRPYRKRMEISHIFEIMGKMKENGHIDPDLFDLFVRSDIGKKVKL; encoded by the coding sequence ATGCTTTCTTTTCTTGAAGCCAGCGATACCTCCATTGATGATGTGGGAGCTCATCTCAAAAAAATGGTGGAAATTGGAATTGCTCTTTCTGCTGAAAAAAACATAGATACTCTTTTTGACATGATTGTTGAAGAGGCCAGGGCGCTCGCCATGGCTGATTCCGGTACCCTCTATATCCTTGACAGGGACAGAAATGTTCTCAGTTTTAAAATTCTCCAGAATAATTCCCTGGGGCTTCACCTGAAAAGGACGGAAAACGCTGAGATTCTTTTGCCTGACGTTGATTTATACCATGGGGAATCCCCCAATTATGAAAATGCCTCGTCCTTTGCTGCCCTTCAAGGAAAAATTCTTAATATTCCAGATGTCTATGCTTCAACCACCTTTGATTTCACAGGCCCCATGAAATATGACAGCGTTACCGGGTATCGATCCCAGTCGATGCTTGTCATTCCCATGAAAAATCATGAGAATGAGGTGATCGGGGTATTGCAACTTTTAAACGCCCAGGAGGTTGAATCCGGTCGAGTGGTTCCCTTTGGAGACAGATGTGTTAGTCTGGTTGAGGCCCTTGCCTCCCAGGCCGCCGTGGCCCTTACCAATCGACAGTTGATTCAGGAAATAAAAAAGCTTTTTTATTCGTTTATCGAAACCATTGCCGGTGCCATTGACGAGAAATCGCCCAATACGGGCGATCACATCAAGCGGGTGGTGAAGATAACCATGGCGCTTGCCATGGCCGTAAACGAGTCAAACCAGGGACTCTTTAAAGAACACTTTTTTGATGATGAAGAAATGGAGGAGTTGCGGCTGTCAGCCTGGATGCATGATGTGGGCAAGATCACCACTCCCGAATATGTCATGGATAAATCGACCCGGCTGGAATCAAAATTTGATCGCATTCACCTTATCGAAACCCGGTTTTCCCTCATTGCCGAAATCGTTGAAAAACAATATTTAGAAAAACAGGTGAAGCTGCTTCAGTCCCGGGAAACCAGCAGTGACATTTTTTTGGAGCTTGAGAAGGCCAGAAAGGAGAACCTCTCTTCCATCCATGAAGATCTGGCGTTTATCAAAACATGTCATAGGGCCGAATTCGTGAATGATAAAATGATCCACCGCCTTAATAAAATAGCAGAAAAACAATATATTGTATCGGGAAAGATCCAACCCTTTCTGGACCCCTGGGAGCTTGAGAATTTATCTATTCAGAAAGGATCGCTCAATGAAACAGAGCGGCACATTATCGAAAATCATGCCACCATGACCCTGAAAATGCTCTCTTGTCTTCCTTTTCCAAAAAATCTTTCCCGGGTGACTGATTTCGCAGCAAGCCACCATGAACGGTTGAACGGTACCGGGTATCCTAGAAAGCTTAAAGGCGATGCCCTCCCGCTTCAGGCACGGATTATTGCCATTGCAGACATATTTGAAGCCTTGAGTGCCAGGGACAGGCCCTATCGGAAGAGGATGGAAATTTCCCATATTTTTGAAATTATGGGAAAGATGAAGGAGAACGGACATATTGACCCGGACCTTTTTGACCTTTTTGTCAGATCTGATATCGGTAAGAAAGTAAAACTCTGA
- the nifU gene encoding Fe-S cluster assembly protein NifU, whose product MWEYSNKVKDHFLNPRNVGAMENPDAVGETGSLSCGDALKLFLKINGNDRITDASFMTFGCASAVASSSALTEMVKGISLDDALKLTNDDIADYLDGLPKEKMHCSVMGQDALRKAINAYRGIQIMEKPGNVVCECFGVTDLEIISAVKENHLKSAEDVTCYLKAGGGCGNCLERIEEIVEEARAKA is encoded by the coding sequence ATGTGGGAATACTCAAATAAGGTCAAAGATCATTTTCTGAATCCCAGGAACGTGGGTGCAATGGAAAATCCAGACGCAGTTGGAGAGACAGGCTCTCTTTCCTGCGGGGACGCCCTGAAACTATTCCTCAAAATAAACGGTAATGACAGGATCACCGACGCAAGTTTCATGACTTTTGGCTGTGCCAGTGCCGTTGCCTCTTCGTCGGCCCTCACCGAGATGGTCAAGGGAATATCCCTGGACGATGCCTTAAAACTCACCAACGACGACATCGCAGACTACCTTGACGGACTCCCCAAGGAGAAAATGCACTGTTCGGTCATGGGACAGGATGCCCTGAGAAAAGCGATCAATGCCTACAGGGGCATCCAGATCATGGAAAAACCGGGCAATGTGGTGTGCGAATGCTTTGGAGTCACGGACCTTGAGATCATCAGCGCTGTCAAGGAAAACCACCTGAAATCGGCCGAAGATGTCACCTGCTACCTCAAGGCCGGTGGCGGATGCGGCAACTGCCTGGAAAGAATCGAAGAGATCGTTGAAGAGGCACGGGCAAAGGCCTAG
- a CDS encoding PP2C family protein-serine/threonine phosphatase — protein sequence MLEAMPSVELGATIVVSLFISLALRRPVLERYVEAAPLQDQTLRQFIVEYVLFTLAGLIAIIANKTFYHIDYASGSMFLIGFLAFGFFIALDLSLERSRRRIEQRIASPLPAIIEGTLRPMTRTFFMVALMTFVYVMLVIILIISRDLAWIESMDNGQMATLISITTQTIFKEISFIMVLLLVMVVNILLSYSRNLKLLFDTETSILKAVTDGDLSRFVPVATNDEFGAIAGYTNRMILSLRDRIRILTTLRLATEVQKNMLPQSPPICPGVDIAGAIIYCQEVGGDCFDYLTLPDGRLGIAVTDSAGHGVGAALYMTTARACMRFATESYQGPALLVDTVNRHLTRDTRDTGRFTTLFFLEIDPVRHTLKWVRAGHEPALLFDPETADFSPLKGEGMALGVDKNMRSKAYDITGWKPGAILLIFSDGLKESRNKNGEMYGTDRMQQVIQANREKSAQTITQQLINDIERFSKVEPVEDDVTIVIIKLR from the coding sequence ATGTTAGAAGCCATGCCCTCCGTGGAGCTGGGGGCAACCATTGTCGTTTCCCTTTTCATTTCCCTTGCACTTCGAAGGCCTGTGCTGGAACGCTATGTTGAGGCAGCCCCCCTCCAAGATCAGACCCTGCGCCAGTTCATCGTTGAGTATGTTCTCTTTACACTGGCCGGTCTCATCGCCATCATTGCCAACAAGACCTTCTACCACATAGACTATGCTTCAGGCAGCATGTTCCTGATTGGCTTTCTTGCCTTTGGATTTTTCATAGCCCTTGACCTCTCCCTTGAACGTTCCAGGAGGAGAATAGAACAGCGGATCGCCTCTCCCCTGCCCGCCATAATCGAGGGCACCCTCCGCCCCATGACCCGGACCTTTTTCATGGTGGCCCTCATGACCTTTGTGTACGTCATGTTGGTCATCATCCTCATCATCTCAAGGGATCTTGCCTGGATTGAAAGCATGGACAATGGTCAGATGGCCACTCTCATCTCCATCACCACCCAGACCATTTTCAAGGAAATCTCATTCATCATGGTCCTGCTCCTTGTCATGGTGGTGAACATTCTTTTGTCCTACTCAAGGAACCTGAAACTGCTGTTTGACACGGAAACCAGCATCCTCAAAGCCGTTACAGACGGGGATCTTTCCCGGTTTGTACCCGTTGCAACCAACGACGAATTTGGTGCCATTGCAGGATACACCAACCGGATGATCCTTTCGCTCAGGGACCGCATCCGGATACTCACCACCCTGAGACTGGCAACCGAGGTGCAAAAAAACATGCTGCCCCAGTCCCCGCCCATCTGCCCCGGAGTGGACATTGCAGGTGCCATTATCTACTGCCAGGAGGTGGGGGGAGACTGTTTCGACTATTTAACACTTCCAGATGGCCGCCTCGGCATTGCCGTCACCGACTCAGCAGGCCACGGGGTGGGGGCAGCCCTTTACATGACAACGGCCCGGGCCTGTATGCGGTTTGCCACGGAATCCTACCAGGGACCAGCCCTGCTTGTGGATACCGTCAACCGCCATCTCACCCGGGACACCCGGGACACGGGACGGTTCACCACCCTTTTTTTCCTTGAAATAGACCCGGTCCGGCACACCCTTAAATGGGTAAGGGCCGGCCATGAACCTGCCTTGCTGTTCGACCCTGAAACGGCTGATTTCAGTCCCCTCAAGGGCGAGGGCATGGCCCTTGGGGTGGACAAAAACATGCGTTCAAAAGCCTACGATATCACCGGCTGGAAGCCCGGTGCCATTCTGTTGATATTCTCGGACGGGCTTAAAGAGTCAAGGAATAAAAACGGTGAAATGTATGGGACCGACAGGATGCAGCAGGTGATCCAAGCCAACAGGGAAAAGTCGGCACAGACCATCACGCAACAGCTCATCAATGACATCGAGCGATTTAGTAAAGTTGAGCCAGTGGAAGACGATGTCACCATCGTCATCATCAAACTACGCTAA
- a CDS encoding ATP-binding cassette domain-containing protein, whose translation MDRQKQSVVKRTLGSWVFDGNTLLQVLLVVIILVTVVTRVIPLEMQKRIVNEAIYLKQLKLLGIYCTLYFVSVMTASLLKFFINIIQAVISERATAGMRSALFDHILTMPLGFFRGTQPGTVVNSLVNELTLPGNYIGMAVAIPLTNILTLVAFAIYLFRLNPLLAGISFVIYPLMVVVIPLLQGRVNRENRRRINLSRQVSSTIVEAISGLHEVQANGGFALANRNFTRLVNALRTIRVRWSLLKSGVKVVNNFGTSLGPVIIFVLGGYLTIRGELELGALVAFLSAQEKLYDPWKELVEFYQVYQDGSVTYYKTMGFYDVPIEHLMLPPGREPLKLLPAIETENLTLETAEGIKLIEGVTLALKPGEHLALVGFSGSGKSTLAMCLAQLLNYTSGRAAIGGEEIRDLTRADMVCTLGLVSQAPFIFNGTIRENLEYAHAAIHGQEGFLAEKFDPTLDDLIYVLQQSGMFVDVLKFGLTTIIDRNDTTLASTIIQVRKNFQADFGQEMSEWVEFYNDEQYLNHSSVGDNIIFGTARTTAFNADNLVKNTFFMTFLNDADLLRPLLSLAINLAEQTVDILKNIPDEALFFAQSPIMPGEFDRYSDLVQRIKGKNLHQLTNNQQSLLLTLALRFSPGRHKTALMPDFLKSLILEGRHMFRERIRETDNDPISFFGQEDYIYSQTILNNILFGRTKSSSANVQERINQSIVHLLVAEDLLERIIETGMKFKVGTNGNRLSGGQQQKLAIARAFLKSAPILIMDEATSALDNHSQKRIQNVLAGRLRGKTTLIAVVHRLDNLMDYDKIAFMKSGKIIEMGSYDELVEKKGNLYELINRH comes from the coding sequence ATGGACAGACAAAAACAATCAGTTGTGAAACGAACCCTTGGCTCATGGGTATTTGACGGAAACACCCTGCTCCAGGTGCTGCTGGTCGTTATCATCCTTGTTACCGTTGTTACAAGGGTCATCCCCCTTGAAATGCAGAAACGGATCGTGAACGAGGCCATATATCTCAAACAGCTCAAACTTCTTGGCATTTACTGCACCCTCTATTTCGTATCGGTGATGACAGCCTCGCTACTGAAATTTTTCATCAACATCATCCAGGCCGTTATCAGCGAACGGGCAACGGCGGGTATGCGATCGGCCCTGTTCGATCACATCCTGACCATGCCCCTGGGTTTTTTCCGGGGCACCCAGCCCGGGACCGTGGTCAACTCGCTGGTCAACGAGCTCACCCTTCCCGGAAACTACATCGGCATGGCCGTTGCCATCCCCCTGACCAACATCCTGACCCTCGTTGCCTTTGCCATCTACCTGTTCCGGCTCAACCCCTTGCTGGCCGGCATCTCATTTGTCATCTATCCCTTGATGGTGGTTGTGATTCCCCTTCTCCAGGGCCGGGTCAATCGGGAAAACAGGCGACGTATCAACCTGTCAAGGCAGGTTTCCTCAACCATTGTCGAGGCCATTTCAGGACTCCACGAGGTCCAGGCCAACGGCGGATTTGCCCTTGCCAACCGAAACTTTACCCGCCTCGTGAATGCCTTGAGAACCATCCGGGTGCGGTGGAGTCTGCTCAAATCCGGGGTCAAGGTGGTCAACAATTTTGGCACCAGCCTGGGACCGGTTATCATCTTTGTCCTTGGCGGCTATCTCACCATCCGGGGAGAGCTTGAGTTAGGCGCCCTTGTGGCCTTTCTCTCGGCCCAGGAAAAGCTTTACGACCCATGGAAAGAACTTGTGGAATTCTACCAGGTGTACCAGGACGGCTCAGTCACCTATTACAAAACCATGGGATTCTATGACGTTCCCATCGAACATCTGATGCTCCCCCCCGGCAGGGAACCCCTGAAACTCTTGCCCGCCATTGAGACTGAGAACCTCACCCTGGAGACTGCAGAAGGAATCAAACTCATAGAAGGCGTGACCCTCGCCCTTAAACCAGGTGAACACCTTGCCCTGGTTGGATTTTCCGGCTCAGGAAAGAGCACACTTGCCATGTGCCTTGCCCAGCTGCTGAACTACACCTCAGGCAGGGCCGCAATCGGGGGAGAAGAAATCCGGGATCTTACCCGGGCCGACATGGTCTGCACCCTGGGACTTGTCTCCCAGGCCCCCTTTATCTTTAACGGGACCATCCGGGAAAACCTCGAATACGCCCATGCAGCCATCCACGGCCAGGAAGGATTCCTTGCCGAAAAATTCGATCCGACCCTGGACGACCTTATTTACGTGCTTCAGCAATCGGGTATGTTTGTGGATGTGTTGAAGTTTGGACTGACCACCATCATAGACCGAAACGACACGACCCTTGCCTCAACGATCATCCAGGTGCGAAAAAACTTCCAGGCAGACTTCGGGCAGGAGATGAGCGAATGGGTGGAGTTCTACAACGACGAACAATACCTGAACCACTCGAGCGTGGGCGACAACATCATTTTCGGCACCGCCCGAACCACCGCGTTTAACGCTGATAACCTGGTCAAAAACACCTTTTTCATGACCTTCCTCAACGATGCCGACCTGTTGCGACCGTTGCTCTCTTTGGCAATAAATCTTGCTGAGCAGACGGTGGACATCCTGAAAAACATCCCGGATGAGGCACTTTTTTTTGCCCAGAGCCCCATCATGCCCGGCGAGTTTGACCGCTACAGCGACCTTGTGCAGAGAATCAAGGGAAAAAACCTTCACCAGCTCACAAACAACCAGCAATCATTACTTCTGACCCTGGCCCTTCGCTTTTCCCCGGGACGGCACAAGACGGCCCTGATGCCCGATTTTCTGAAAAGCCTGATCCTGGAAGGACGTCACATGTTCCGGGAACGGATACGTGAGACAGACAATGACCCCATCTCGTTTTTCGGCCAGGAAGACTATATCTACTCCCAGACCATCCTCAACAATATCCTGTTCGGCCGGACCAAGAGTTCAAGCGCCAACGTCCAGGAAAGAATCAACCAGTCCATTGTCCATCTCCTGGTTGCCGAGGATCTCCTGGAACGGATCATAGAAACAGGCATGAAATTTAAAGTGGGGACAAACGGTAATCGACTGTCAGGCGGTCAACAGCAGAAGCTTGCCATTGCCCGGGCATTTCTCAAATCAGCGCCCATCCTAATTATGGACGAGGCAACCTCAGCCCTGGACAACCATTCTCAAAAACGTATACAGAACGTGCTGGCCGGCAGGCTCAGGGGAAAAACCACCTTGATTGCAGTTGTTCACAGACTTGACAACCTCATGGATTACGACAAGATTGCCTTTATGAAGTCGGGTAAAATTATTGAGATGGGCAGCTATGATGAACTTGTTGAAAAAAAGGGAAACCTGTATGAACTCATCAACAGACACTAG